A window of the Anaerosoma tenue genome harbors these coding sequences:
- a CDS encoding ABC transporter ATP-binding protein, whose protein sequence is MRLVRFLRPYRAQIVLVMALVLLQALANLYLPDLNANIINDGVAKGDTAFIMREGAVMLGVALVLGVISIISVYWGARTAMAFGRDLRHDIFRTVQSFSLAEMNRFGAPSLITRTTNDVQQIQMLVVMGLNVMVMAPFMAVGGVIMAIRQDAPLSLIIVVVIPLLAVVLGFLARNAMPLFKTMQKRVDRVNQVMREKLAGIRVIRAFVRTRYEEQRFDVANRELSETMLAVGRLFALMMPAVMAIMNLTLVATMWFGGLRIDSGAMPIGNLTAFLTYIMQILMSVMMAAFMFVMVPRAAASAERINEVLDTQSGLADPAEPLVPTTDRGVVEFRDVEFRYPGAEAPVLAGVSFTAEPGKTTAIVGSTGSGKSTLVNLIPRFYDVTGGQLLVDGVDVRDMAQAELWRRIGFIPQKAFLFSGTVASNLRYGRDEATDEELWHALGIAQGKGFVAALEDGLDAPITQGGTNVSGGQRQRLAIARALVKRPSVYVFDDSFSALDFKTDAALRAALSRDTADATVIIVAQRVSTIMHADLIVVLEEGRVVGMGTHDQLLGCCPTYGEIVSSQMTEEEVA, encoded by the coding sequence ATGAGGCTTGTCAGATTCCTCAGGCCGTACCGCGCGCAGATCGTGCTGGTGATGGCGTTGGTGCTGCTTCAGGCGCTCGCCAACCTCTACCTCCCCGACCTCAACGCGAACATCATCAACGACGGCGTCGCCAAGGGAGACACGGCGTTCATCATGCGCGAAGGCGCGGTGATGCTCGGCGTGGCGCTCGTCCTGGGCGTGATCTCCATCATCAGCGTCTACTGGGGCGCGCGCACCGCGATGGCGTTCGGCCGCGATCTGCGGCATGACATCTTCCGCACCGTGCAGAGCTTCTCCCTGGCCGAGATGAACCGCTTCGGCGCGCCATCGCTCATCACGCGCACCACGAACGACGTCCAGCAGATCCAGATGCTCGTGGTCATGGGGCTCAACGTCATGGTGATGGCGCCGTTCATGGCGGTGGGAGGCGTGATCATGGCCATTCGGCAGGACGCCCCCCTCTCCCTCATCATCGTGGTGGTGATCCCGCTTCTCGCGGTCGTTCTGGGATTCCTCGCGCGCAACGCGATGCCGTTGTTCAAGACCATGCAGAAGCGCGTCGACCGCGTGAACCAGGTGATGCGTGAGAAGCTCGCGGGTATCCGCGTGATCCGCGCCTTCGTCCGCACGCGCTACGAAGAACAGCGCTTCGACGTGGCCAACCGCGAGCTCTCCGAGACCATGCTCGCGGTAGGCCGACTCTTCGCGCTGATGATGCCAGCGGTCATGGCGATCATGAACCTGACGCTCGTGGCCACGATGTGGTTCGGCGGGCTGCGCATCGACAGCGGCGCGATGCCGATCGGCAACCTCACAGCCTTCCTGACATACATCATGCAGATCCTGATGTCGGTGATGATGGCCGCGTTCATGTTCGTGATGGTCCCGCGGGCGGCGGCTTCGGCCGAGCGCATCAACGAGGTCCTCGACACTCAGAGCGGGCTCGCCGACCCCGCTGAGCCGCTCGTGCCGACGACCGACCGGGGCGTCGTGGAGTTCCGCGACGTCGAGTTCCGGTATCCGGGGGCCGAGGCGCCCGTGCTCGCGGGCGTGTCGTTCACCGCCGAGCCAGGCAAGACGACCGCCATCGTGGGAAGCACCGGCAGCGGCAAGTCCACGCTCGTCAACCTGATCCCGCGCTTCTACGACGTCACCGGCGGTCAGCTCCTGGTGGATGGCGTCGACGTGCGCGACATGGCGCAGGCCGAGTTGTGGCGGCGCATCGGGTTCATCCCGCAGAAGGCGTTCCTGTTCAGCGGGACGGTGGCGAGCAACCTCAGGTACGGACGCGATGAGGCCACCGACGAGGAACTCTGGCACGCACTGGGGATCGCGCAGGGCAAGGGGTTCGTCGCCGCGCTCGAGGACGGTCTCGACGCCCCGATCACGCAGGGGGGCACCAACGTCTCCGGCGGCCAGCGCCAGCGCCTGGCCATCGCGCGGGCGCTCGTCAAGCGCCCGTCGGTCTACGTCTTCGACGACAGCTTCTCCGCGCTCGACTTCAAGACGGACGCGGCGCTGCGCGCTGCGCTCTCCCGCGACACAGCCGACGCGACGGTCATCATCGTGGCGCAGCGCGTCAGCACGATCATGCACGCGGACCTCATCGTCGTTCTCGAGGAGGGCCGCGTGGTAGGCATGGGCACCCATGACCAGCTCCTTGGCTGCTGCCCCACCTACGGTGAGATCGTCAGTAGCCAGATGACCGAGGAGGAGGTCGCATGA
- a CDS encoding MarR family winged helix-turn-helix transcriptional regulator: MTHHMHPHHPPHDPFSVGLEGVDPLSMDVFKAFKRSMVLNRHLMAMSLSGEESHPGQAGCLLALSHHDGMSPSELADVLHVSRPTVTTMLQRMETAGAIERRTDEHDQRVTRVHLTPRGLELAGRMRMVHADVIMTTIGRLQEDDRHELLRLLSLLNEHAVQQLREIEGGRS; the protein is encoded by the coding sequence ATGACGCATCACATGCATCCCCACCATCCGCCCCACGATCCGTTCAGCGTGGGACTCGAAGGCGTCGACCCCCTTTCCATGGACGTCTTCAAGGCGTTCAAGCGTTCGATGGTGCTCAACCGCCATCTCATGGCCATGAGCCTGTCAGGCGAGGAGTCGCATCCCGGCCAGGCCGGCTGCCTCCTGGCCCTCTCGCATCACGACGGCATGAGCCCGAGCGAGCTTGCCGACGTGCTCCATGTGTCACGTCCCACAGTCACCACGATGCTGCAGCGTATGGAGACGGCCGGAGCCATCGAGCGTCGCACCGACGAGCACGACCAGCGAGTGACGCGGGTGCATCTCACGCCACGCGGCCTGGAGCTGGCCGGGCGCATGCGGATGGTGCACGCGGACGTGATCATGACGACCATCGGCCGGCTGCAGGAGGACGACCGACACGAACTGCTGCGTCTGCTCTCGCTCCTCAACGAGCACGCCGTCCAACAGCTCCGAGAGATAGAAGGGGGCCGTTCATGA
- a CDS encoding GatB/YqeY domain-containing protein, which yields MDREFIASEITAALRAHDKPRLSILRQVKNEIDIKEKEERRELTPEEVVSALKKVLKQTGETLEGSIKVGTDEERSALLAGQVAILEGYLPEQVTGEALEAVVARVLEAEGITEKREMGRAIGLVSAECGGNCDKAEVARIVGGRLG from the coding sequence ATGGACAGGGAGTTCATCGCATCCGAGATCACCGCCGCTCTGCGCGCGCACGACAAGCCGCGTCTCTCGATCCTCCGCCAGGTGAAGAACGAGATCGACATCAAGGAGAAGGAAGAGCGTCGCGAACTCACGCCCGAGGAGGTCGTGTCGGCACTCAAGAAGGTTCTCAAGCAGACGGGCGAGACGCTTGAGGGGTCGATCAAGGTCGGCACGGATGAAGAGCGTTCAGCCCTGCTCGCCGGTCAGGTGGCGATCCTTGAGGGATACCTTCCGGAGCAGGTCACGGGCGAGGCGCTGGAAGCGGTGGTCGCGCGCGTGCTCGAGGCCGAGGGTATCACCGAGAAGCGGGAGATGGGCCGCGCGATCGGGCTTGTGAGCGCCGAGTGCGGCGGGAACTGTGACAAGGCCGAGGTGGCGCGCATCGTCGGCGGAAGGCTCGGGTGA
- a CDS encoding VOC family protein — protein sequence MDLVADHVGIVVSDLERSKSFYRALGFTDGDERVMADKTLSFMHLGDLAIELFAYDDTVPAHELPERMLGFKHLAFETQDIDAAYEELRRAGVIGEDIAIREMPGGWRLLFFPDPDGMEIELKQA from the coding sequence ATGGACCTCGTGGCGGATCACGTAGGCATCGTGGTGAGCGATCTGGAGCGATCCAAGTCGTTCTACCGCGCTCTCGGCTTCACCGACGGCGACGAGCGGGTGATGGCCGACAAGACGCTTTCGTTCATGCACCTCGGCGATCTGGCGATCGAGCTCTTCGCGTACGACGACACTGTGCCGGCACACGAACTGCCCGAGCGCATGCTCGGCTTCAAGCACCTCGCGTTCGAGACGCAGGACATCGACGCCGCCTACGAGGAGTTGCGCCGGGCGGGCGTCATCGGCGAGGACATAGCCATACGCGAGATGCCCGGAGGGTGGCGGCTGTTGTTCTTCCCGGACCCTGATGGGATGGAGATCGAGCTCAAACAGGCGTGA
- a CDS encoding arginine deiminase translates to MPAATPRGIVTEEDRFAEEVVMEPLVPGVYSEVGRLRTVLVHRPGVALERLTPENRADFLFDDVVWVERAAAEHDAFVELLRSRDVEVLYLQQMLADALEASAEARDEAVSSAVSSYTVGLSLVSELRSYLRQLDPARLAEVLVGGLLGSEIEGVDLASLRRRSLGAVLADPDSFVLPPLPNTIFTRDSSAWLYGGVVLPPLFWAARRMEVVLVSLIYRFHPRFVPAGFRFWYPPSGDTARFPLEDFSQGSSLEGGDVMPIGNGTVLIGLGERSTGRMVEHVASALFEAGEAERVIVCRMTQQRAYMHLDTVLTFVDHDAVTIFPPVIDDMQVFSVRPGSRPDEFEVAEETGVLEACADALGVARVRTIETGGDRFQSAREQWDDANNVVALEPGVVVAYSKNVHTNAKLRAAGIEVLEIEGSELGKGRGGGHCMTCPIVRDAVR, encoded by the coding sequence ATGCCAGCAGCCACGCCTCGTGGCATAGTAACCGAGGAAGACCGTTTCGCCGAGGAGGTCGTGATGGAGCCACTCGTACCGGGCGTCTACTCCGAGGTCGGCAGGTTGCGCACCGTGCTCGTCCACCGGCCGGGGGTCGCGCTCGAGCGGCTCACACCCGAGAACCGTGCCGACTTCCTCTTCGACGACGTAGTGTGGGTGGAGCGCGCCGCCGCCGAGCACGATGCGTTCGTGGAGCTGCTGCGGTCGCGGGACGTCGAGGTGCTCTATCTGCAGCAGATGCTCGCCGATGCGCTCGAGGCCTCCGCCGAGGCTCGTGACGAGGCTGTCTCGAGCGCGGTCTCCTCGTATACCGTGGGCCTCTCGCTCGTCTCCGAGCTTCGCTCGTACCTCCGGCAGCTGGACCCCGCCCGGCTGGCCGAGGTGCTCGTGGGCGGGCTGCTCGGCTCGGAGATCGAGGGTGTGGACCTGGCGTCGTTGCGGAGACGGTCGCTCGGCGCGGTCCTCGCAGACCCGGACAGCTTCGTGCTGCCCCCGCTGCCGAACACCATCTTCACCCGTGACTCGAGCGCCTGGCTGTACGGCGGCGTGGTGCTTCCGCCGCTCTTCTGGGCGGCCCGGCGCATGGAGGTCGTCCTCGTCTCACTGATCTACCGGTTCCACCCGCGGTTCGTCCCGGCGGGGTTCCGGTTCTGGTATCCGCCGTCCGGGGACACGGCCCGTTTCCCGCTCGAGGACTTCAGCCAGGGGTCGTCGCTCGAAGGCGGGGACGTGATGCCCATCGGTAACGGGACGGTCCTGATAGGCCTGGGCGAGCGCTCTACAGGGCGCATGGTGGAGCATGTCGCCTCGGCGCTGTTCGAGGCGGGCGAAGCCGAGCGTGTCATCGTCTGCCGCATGACCCAGCAGCGCGCGTACATGCACCTGGACACGGTGCTTACCTTCGTGGACCACGACGCCGTGACGATCTTCCCGCCGGTCATCGACGATATGCAGGTCTTCAGCGTGCGACCGGGCTCCCGTCCCGACGAGTTCGAGGTAGCCGAGGAGACCGGCGTGCTCGAGGCGTGCGCCGACGCGCTCGGCGTGGCGCGTGTCCGAACGATAGAGACGGGTGGCGACCGGTTCCAGTCGGCGCGGGAGCAGTGGGACGACGCGAACAACGTGGTCGCGCTCGAGCCCGGCGTGGTGGTGGCGTACTCCAAGAACGTGCACACCAACGCGAAGCTTCGCGCCGCGGGGATCGAGGTCCTCGAGATCGAGGGGTCCGAGCTGGGCAAGGGCAGGGGCGGAGGACACTGCATGACGTGTCCTATCGTCCGCGACGCGGTGAGGTGA
- a CDS encoding nitroreductase family protein: MDVTKPGPLTNPTLEVIARRSSTRTYDPAPLTADERQAILHAALRAPTAGNMVLYSVIDVEGAAVKERLATLCDDQPFIATAPWVLLFVADWQKWTDLFAASPVAEVDAEAHRSAVGPGDLMLACADAIIAAQTAVIAAESLGIGSCYIGDIIENGEEVADLLELPAHTFPAAMVCFGRPRKRREPIGRYGRNLIHRYRRMTDAEVAEVAEATRELGEMHAPSGLPAGVTDYAQAVYRRKFASSFMAEMNRSAAWWIDRWMHGER, encoded by the coding sequence ATGGATGTCACGAAGCCGGGACCCCTCACGAACCCGACCCTGGAAGTGATCGCGCGGCGCTCTTCCACGCGGACCTACGACCCCGCTCCGCTCACGGCCGATGAGCGGCAGGCGATCCTGCACGCCGCGCTCCGCGCGCCGACGGCGGGCAACATGGTGCTCTACTCGGTCATCGATGTGGAGGGCGCGGCGGTCAAGGAGCGTCTCGCGACCCTCTGCGACGACCAGCCCTTCATCGCCACGGCGCCGTGGGTGCTCCTGTTCGTGGCCGACTGGCAGAAGTGGACCGATCTGTTCGCGGCAAGCCCGGTCGCCGAGGTGGATGCCGAGGCGCACAGGTCGGCCGTGGGACCCGGCGACCTCATGCTGGCGTGCGCCGACGCGATCATCGCGGCGCAGACGGCCGTGATCGCCGCCGAGTCGCTCGGCATCGGATCGTGCTACATCGGCGACATCATCGAGAACGGCGAGGAAGTCGCCGACCTGCTGGAGCTTCCGGCCCATACGTTCCCCGCGGCGATGGTGTGCTTCGGGCGACCGCGCAAGCGCCGGGAGCCCATCGGCCGCTATGGGCGGAATCTCATCCACCGCTACCGGCGCATGACGGACGCCGAGGTCGCCGAGGTCGCCGAGGCCACCCGCGAACTGGGTGAGATGCACGCGCCGTCGGGACTTCCGGCAGGTGTGACCGACTACGCCCAGGCGGTCTACCGCCGCAAGTTCGCATCATCGTTCATGGCCGAGATGAACCGCTCGGCGGCGTGGTGGATCGATCGCTGGATGCACGGCGAGCGGTGA
- a CDS encoding cupredoxin domain-containing protein — MRPTPRTILAISAVLIVGVAFVIANALSANAPGTTKTEGAKITYIISEAEAAATTDIPVRLLEGSDAAHESAHIFDALAGVQGAASATLDTETLVVSVAYDPARLDPAEIQRTLAAAGYTRPTAADATPAEVSADGAAQSITISDNGSGLVPNIISARAGLPLTMTFGPGTECRTTVALPALGASAEIIDGGTIELAALEPGTYEIMCSGGGNEGVLIVQ, encoded by the coding sequence ATGAGACCGACACCCCGTACCATCCTCGCCATATCCGCCGTGCTGATCGTCGGCGTCGCGTTCGTGATAGCCAACGCGCTGTCGGCCAACGCCCCCGGCACCACCAAGACCGAGGGTGCGAAGATTACCTACATCATCTCGGAGGCGGAAGCCGCGGCGACCACCGACATCCCCGTGAGACTGCTCGAGGGCTCGGATGCCGCTCACGAGTCGGCGCACATCTTCGATGCCCTCGCCGGCGTTCAGGGAGCGGCATCGGCCACGCTCGACACCGAGACGCTGGTTGTCAGCGTGGCGTACGACCCCGCGCGCCTCGATCCGGCTGAGATTCAGCGCACGCTGGCGGCGGCGGGGTACACCCGGCCTACGGCCGCGGACGCGACACCGGCAGAGGTCTCCGCCGACGGAGCCGCGCAGAGCATCACGATATCCGACAACGGCTCGGGGCTCGTCCCGAACATCATCAGCGCCCGGGCGGGTCTGCCGCTGACCATGACGTTCGGTCCGGGCACGGAGTGCCGGACCACGGTCGCCCTCCCGGCCCTGGGCGCCTCGGCGGAGATCATCGACGGCGGGACCATCGAGCTCGCGGCTCTCGAACCGGGCACGTACGAGATCATGTGCAGCGGCGGCGGCAACGAGGGCGTGCTCATCGTCCAGTGA
- a CDS encoding Fur family transcriptional regulator → MEAIPEAIHEREQAFADALRADGLRMTHQRLEVIRELASATHHPDADELFRAVRERVPTISRDTVYRTLTTLAARGLIERIAAPGAARFDPDASTHHHFLCTRCGTILDLGTDDLGDPEVPPHLSGVRKITSVRLEIKGVCEECAAREEGRVGDAGR, encoded by the coding sequence ATGGAAGCGATACCCGAAGCCATACACGAGCGCGAGCAAGCCTTCGCTGACGCCCTTCGCGCCGACGGTCTCCGCATGACACACCAGCGTCTGGAGGTCATCAGGGAGCTTGCATCGGCCACACATCATCCCGACGCGGACGAGTTGTTCCGCGCCGTCCGTGAGCGTGTCCCTACGATCTCGCGCGACACGGTATATCGCACCCTCACCACGTTGGCCGCGAGGGGGCTGATCGAGCGCATCGCCGCGCCGGGCGCGGCGCGGTTCGACCCCGATGCGTCGACGCATCACCACTTTCTCTGCACACGCTGTGGCACCATCCTCGACCTGGGGACGGATGATCTCGGCGACCCGGAGGTCCCGCCGCACCTCTCGGGCGTCCGCAAGATCACCTCGGTGCGGCTGGAGATCAAGGGAGTGTGTGAGGAGTGTGCCGCCCGCGAAGAGGGGCGTGTAGGCGACGCCGGGCGTTGA
- the prxU gene encoding thioredoxin-dependent peroxiredoxin (Most members of this family contain a selenocysteine.) yields MTRMSILVGKEAPDFEASGLLDGKFGKFTLSDYRGKWVVLCFYPGDFTFVUPTELSAVAKKYPEMKELGVEVLSFSVDSVHSHKVWQETELSKMVDGGVPFPMLSDGGGKIGEQYGVYNGAVDVRGRFIIDPEGVIQAMEVLTPPVGRNPEELIRQIKAYQHQQATGEVMPSGWQPGDPTLKPTDDLTGHVWEVWKP; encoded by the coding sequence ATGACGCGTATGAGTATCCTCGTCGGCAAGGAAGCCCCTGACTTCGAGGCCAGCGGGCTGTTGGACGGCAAGTTCGGCAAGTTCACACTCTCCGACTATCGCGGCAAGTGGGTCGTTCTGTGCTTCTACCCGGGCGACTTCACCTTCGTTTGACCGACCGAACTCTCGGCGGTCGCCAAGAAGTACCCTGAGATGAAGGAGCTCGGCGTAGAGGTCCTGTCCTTCAGTGTGGACAGCGTCCACTCGCACAAGGTGTGGCAGGAGACCGAGCTCTCCAAGATGGTCGACGGCGGGGTCCCGTTCCCGATGCTCTCCGATGGCGGCGGGAAGATCGGCGAGCAGTACGGCGTGTACAACGGCGCGGTGGACGTGCGCGGCCGGTTCATCATCGATCCTGAGGGCGTCATCCAGGCGATGGAGGTCCTCACGCCGCCCGTGGGGCGCAACCCCGAAGAGCTCATCCGCCAGATCAAGGCGTACCAGCACCAGCAGGCCACCGGCGAGGTCATGCCGTCCGGCTGGCAGCCGGGTGACCCCACTCTCAAGCCCACCGACGACCTCACCGGTCACGTGTGGGAGGTCTGGAAGCCGTAG
- a CDS encoding PaaI family thioesterase, protein MTDTVRAAQNVSRMCIVCGTQNESGLHARFFELDNGELAGVFTPREEHQGYPGRLHGGIASTILDEAIGRAINISDADAWGVTIELTVRYRKPVPLDREITARARITKDSGRIFEGSGEIRLDDGTVAVEATGRYLRLPIDRIAEGDFEEEWFPDDRPLPPGVE, encoded by the coding sequence ATGACCGACACGGTACGCGCCGCTCAGAACGTCAGCCGGATGTGTATCGTATGCGGCACGCAGAACGAGAGCGGTCTGCACGCCCGCTTCTTCGAGCTGGACAATGGTGAGCTTGCGGGCGTGTTCACGCCACGCGAAGAGCATCAGGGCTACCCCGGCCGCCTGCACGGGGGCATCGCCTCCACGATCCTCGACGAGGCCATCGGCCGGGCGATCAACATCTCCGACGCCGATGCCTGGGGAGTCACCATCGAACTGACGGTCCGCTATCGCAAGCCCGTCCCCCTGGACCGCGAGATAACGGCACGTGCCCGCATCACGAAAGACTCCGGACGCATCTTCGAAGGAAGCGGCGAGATCAGGCTGGACGACGGCACCGTGGCCGTGGAGGCCACAGGGCGCTACCTTCGTCTCCCGATCGACCGGATCGCCGAAGGCGACTTCGAAGAGGAGTGGTTCCCGGACGACCGGCCACTTCCGCCAGGCGTGGAGTAG
- a CDS encoding putative RNA methyltransferase, translating to MADRWVECLACPHCGGGLHRAGGALRCAQGHTFDIARQGYVNLLPGVVRKATADTAAMLSAREEFLGAGHYRPLLGRVAEEADRAAEGVEGCVIEVGSGPGRYLAAALERLPGRPGLALDLSKHAARRAAGSHPRAGAVVCDAWERIPVQDSVAAVVLSVFAPRNVPEFARMLAPGGAVVVAAPTGRHLEGLVDALGMIGVDPDKGERIRHGFSGAFLLERVELLEYPIKLTRAEAVAAAAMGPTAFHVPVDELRHRAEALDDPLETALSVEMFTWRLAR from the coding sequence GTGGCCGACCGATGGGTCGAATGCCTGGCCTGCCCGCATTGCGGCGGCGGCTTGCACCGGGCCGGCGGTGCGCTGCGGTGCGCGCAGGGCCATACGTTCGACATCGCCCGGCAGGGCTACGTGAACCTCCTTCCCGGCGTGGTGCGCAAGGCCACGGCCGACACGGCGGCGATGCTCTCGGCGCGCGAGGAGTTCCTTGGGGCCGGCCACTATCGGCCGCTCCTCGGCCGTGTCGCCGAAGAGGCCGATCGCGCCGCGGAAGGCGTCGAGGGATGTGTCATCGAGGTGGGCTCCGGCCCCGGGCGCTACCTGGCGGCGGCACTCGAGCGACTGCCCGGGCGCCCGGGTCTTGCGCTCGACCTTTCCAAGCACGCCGCACGTCGCGCGGCGGGGTCACATCCGCGTGCGGGGGCGGTAGTCTGCGACGCGTGGGAGCGCATACCGGTCCAGGATTCGGTGGCGGCTGTGGTGCTGAGCGTGTTCGCCCCCCGGAACGTGCCGGAGTTCGCGCGTATGCTGGCGCCGGGCGGTGCGGTGGTGGTGGCTGCCCCCACCGGACGCCATCTGGAGGGCCTCGTGGATGCACTCGGCATGATCGGCGTCGATCCCGACAAGGGGGAGCGGATCAGGCACGGTTTCTCCGGGGCGTTCCTGCTCGAGCGGGTCGAGCTCCTGGAATACCCCATCAAGCTCACCCGGGCCGAGGCGGTGGCTGCCGCGGCGATGGGACCCACCGCGTTCCACGTGCCGGTCGATGAGCTCAGACATCGCGCGGAAGCACTCGACGACCCTCTTGAGACCGCGCTCTCCGTGGAGATGTTCACCTGGCGGCTCGCCCGCTAG
- a CDS encoding response regulator, whose amino-acid sequence MPCPVVESCDLNQALRASVIKRVRHPHVLPQCENTDGGGCALYQYVASGQPVPRGLMPDGSTDHSVDEGRPTERRFLVIEDSAVFATLTSSALRTHFTGAVVDCRESFDEAVGDLRSTQYSAIICGYGLGGDRTVHDVRDATQVPIVVLTGRPGVLELPRGSKMVTKGAGPEALVAAIRESLA is encoded by the coding sequence ATGCCATGTCCTGTTGTGGAGTCGTGCGATCTGAACCAGGCGCTACGCGCCAGCGTGATCAAGCGAGTGCGGCATCCGCACGTCCTTCCGCAGTGCGAGAACACCGACGGCGGCGGATGTGCGCTGTACCAGTACGTCGCGTCGGGACAGCCGGTGCCGCGTGGTCTGATGCCCGACGGCTCGACCGATCACAGCGTGGACGAAGGGCGGCCCACCGAGCGCCGGTTCCTCGTGATCGAAGACTCCGCCGTGTTCGCAACGCTCACGTCAAGCGCCCTCAGGACGCACTTCACGGGCGCCGTGGTCGACTGCCGGGAGTCGTTCGACGAGGCCGTCGGTGACCTTCGGAGCACGCAGTACTCGGCAATCATTTGCGGCTATGGACTGGGTGGCGACCGTACGGTGCACGATGTCCGCGACGCGACACAGGTGCCGATCGTGGTGCTCACCGGTCGCCCCGGCGTCCTCGAGTTGCCTCGTGGATCGAAGATGGTGACCAAAGGGGCGGGCCCCGAGGCGCTCGTGGCGGCGATCAGGGAGTCGCTGGCATAG
- a CDS encoding DEAD/DEAH box helicase encodes MSFENLGLAPRLLEAVASMGYTSPTPIQRDAIPMVLEGRDVVGCAQTGTGKTAAFVLPLMQRIPAKPGGPRALVVTPTRELAVQIEEVATQVAKHTKHRVAVVYGGVGYEPQTKALRRGVDVLVATPGRLLDLMERKTADLSNVEILVLDEADRMLDMGFWPQVRRIIQTIPAGRQNLLFSATMSTDVMRVVSSTLHEPVRVEVAPASTPIEAIEQRVYPVGGQEKAQLLVHLIKADDPERVIVFTRTKHRADRVAKVLHKSGINTAAIHGDRSQSQRQSALASLKSGRCRVLVATDVVARGIDIDDVSHVVNYDLPNTPEDYVHRIGRTARAGKTGTAVTLLAPEEHELFREIEVKIGAVLNTHDAEGFEYSQQRLVPSAERTAVRRTRTVYSSSRGRSRTRRRR; translated from the coding sequence TTGAGCTTCGAAAACCTGGGTCTTGCGCCCCGCCTCCTGGAGGCGGTGGCGTCGATGGGCTACACCAGCCCGACCCCCATCCAGCGTGACGCCATCCCGATGGTGCTCGAAGGCCGTGACGTCGTGGGCTGTGCCCAGACCGGTACCGGCAAGACAGCGGCGTTCGTGCTGCCGTTGATGCAGCGCATCCCCGCCAAGCCCGGCGGACCTCGCGCGCTCGTGGTCACCCCCACGCGTGAGCTCGCCGTGCAGATCGAAGAGGTCGCCACACAGGTGGCCAAGCACACCAAGCACCGCGTCGCTGTGGTGTACGGCGGTGTCGGGTACGAACCGCAGACCAAAGCGCTCAGGCGCGGCGTGGACGTGCTCGTGGCCACCCCGGGCCGTCTCCTCGACCTGATGGAGCGCAAGACGGCCGACCTCTCCAACGTGGAGATACTCGTGCTCGATGAGGCCGACCGCATGCTAGACATGGGCTTCTGGCCCCAGGTCCGCAGGATCATCCAGACCATCCCCGCCGGGCGGCAGAACCTCCTCTTCTCGGCCACGATGTCCACCGACGTGATGCGCGTGGTGAGCTCGACCCTGCACGAACCCGTGCGGGTGGAGGTCGCTCCCGCCAGCACGCCGATCGAGGCGATCGAGCAGCGCGTGTATCCGGTGGGAGGTCAGGAGAAGGCACAGCTCCTGGTGCACCTGATCAAGGCCGACGACCCCGAACGGGTGATCGTCTTCACGCGCACGAAACATCGTGCCGACCGCGTGGCCAAGGTGCTGCATAAGAGCGGGATCAACACCGCGGCCATCCACGGCGACCGCTCACAGTCACAGCGGCAGAGCGCGCTCGCGAGCCTGAAGTCGGGACGTTGCCGGGTGCTCGTCGCCACGGACGTGGTCGCGCGGGGCATCGACATCGATGACGTGAGCCACGTGGTCAACTACGACCTGCCCAACACACCCGAGGACTACGTCCACCGCATCGGCCGTACCGCGCGTGCGGGCAAGACCGGGACGGCCGTCACGCTCCTCGCGCCCGAAGAGCACGAGCTGTTCCGCGAGATCGAAGTGAAGATCGGCGCGGTGCTTAACACGCATGACGCTGAAGGATTCGAGTACTCGCAGCAGCGGCTCGTGCCGAGCGCAGAGCGAACGGCCGTTCGCCGGACGCGTACCGTGTACAGCTCGAGCCGGGGCCGCTCGCGCACCAGACGCAGGCGGTAG
- a CDS encoding MoaD/ThiS family protein — MTTEPVTVRLFGALHALQKERGGPTLVEVAVPPEGVTGADLASMLDLPHSMIEGVFCNRVVRPMSHLIRPGDRVAFVPEGTPGPHRFFLGLYAAGKDDEEEAPAAR; from the coding sequence GTGACTACGGAACCAGTGACCGTACGGTTGTTCGGTGCGCTTCACGCGCTGCAGAAGGAGCGCGGAGGGCCCACGCTCGTGGAGGTCGCAGTACCCCCGGAGGGTGTGACCGGAGCGGATCTCGCATCGATGCTCGACCTGCCGCACTCCATGATCGAAGGCGTCTTCTGCAACCGGGTCGTGCGACCGATGAGCCATCTCATCAGGCCCGGCGACAGGGTGGCGTTCGTGCCCGAGGGGACGCCGGGTCCGCACCGTTTCTTCCTCGGCCTGTACGCGGCGGGGAAAGATGACGAAGAGGAGGCCCCGGCAGCGCGGTGA